The window AATACCGGGTCAGTTTTTCTTGGCCGGAACCTCAACTGCCGGGGTGGTCGCTTTGGCAGCAGGCGTCGGTTTTTTACCAATAGTCTCGGAAAGCTCTTTGGTAGCTGCTTTAATTTCACCATCGATACTTGCGCCAGGCTCAACAGTAAGGCTGCCTGCTTCAAGTCTGCCGTGAATAGAGCAGTTTTTACGAGCGGTGATCAGGCCGGCTTGAACGTTGCCTTCAAGGGTGCCGAAGCAGTTGAAAGAACTGGCTACAATGTCACCAGTTACCTTGCCAGTCTCACTCAATACGAGATGCTCTCCATTGACGTCACCGATAATGGCTCCATCAATTCGGGTTTTCCCCCGGAAGGAGATCTGACCGGTAATAGTCATGGTCTTATCGATAATCGAGGCTATAGCTTCGCTTTCTGCCTTTTGCATTTCTTCCTGGGGATTATTTTTTTTTGAAAACATGGCAATGCTATTTGGTTTTATCTATTGACGCAAGAAAATTATTTTATGACTATTTTGCTCTTGGTGGCTTTAACCAGTGGCCGCTTGGCCTCTATTGGTTTGAGCAAATTAGCAATTTGAATATACTTTATCGGGTTAACCGGTTTCCCTCTGTATTTGACCTCATAGTGCAGGTGGGGGCCTGTTGAGCGTCCGGTATTGCCTACCAGGCCGATGAGCTGTCCGCGCTGAACGCGATCGCCTTTACGCACAACGAAACTGTGCATATGGGCAAAAGATGTAGTGTAGCCATTCAGATGATCTATTTCGACGTATTTGCCGTAACTGCCGTTGGTGAATGCACGCTTGATGACACCATTTGCTGTGGCGTATATCTTATCTCCGGTCTTGCCTCTGAAATCCAGACCTTCATGGACGCTGCGCTTGCCGTTGAAAGGGTCCTGTCGCGCACCGAAGCGAGAAGTGATCGGGCCGGTTCCGGGACTGCCGAGGGGGATCTGCTTGATAAGTTTGGTGTATTTGTCTGCCTTATAAAGAAGCTCATCCTGTATGCCCGGGTTGGCCTCGATAAAGGGACCACCGCTATTTTGTGAACCTTTGGATGATTTTGGGGCCGGGACCTTTACACCGATGTTGTGCATGATCGTTTCTATCAGGACACTGCGTTCTTCGAGCTCACTCACTGCTGTTGAAATAAGAAGCTCTTTCTCCTCTTTGAAGGCCGCCTGCTGTTCGGCTTTATCCATTCTGAGGGAGGCAATCTGCAGATTGAGTTCGTTGAGTTCGGTGGTGGCTTTTTGTTGAATTTCGCTTATAACTTCATCGCTGCTGTCTACCTTGGATTGAAGCTCGGCGAGCTTTTTATCCAAGGAGCGATTATTGGTAAAGAGGGAGTAGGAAAAAAGGGAGGATGTTACGAGAATGACTATTGCTACTGAGGCGGAGATAAGGTAGGTGATGAGCCGTTTAGTCTCCAGGGGGAGTTTGAGCATTTTCCCCTTTTCATCCATTATAATAATATGCAGCCGTTCGTTCATTGTAACTTCTGTTAAAAAGGTTGTACATTGATGAGCCATTGTTACAATATCAACTACATATATCGTGCAAATGACTTGAAATTGCCACAAAACCTATATAGCTATACCCAGCAAAGTACAATTTATCAAGCCCAAAAAAGCTCTAAAAAACCATAATGTGCCATGAAGTATTATTATTTTTACTTTTTTAGTGGGATTTTTTCCATTTCCACAAAGCGTTAATCATTTTAGGTTGTTCGGACTTTGATGAACTTCTAGCGAAGTTGAATTTTCTGAGTCAAGTATTTTATTCTTTAACAAATATTCAAACAGAGTGTTATGAGTCATCTGCTCAGCTGCAGCTCGATCAGTAAATCTTTTGGTGCCCAGCAGCTTTTTCGAAACATAAGTTTCACCCTTCATGAAGGCGACCGTGTTGGTCTGATTGGCCCTAACGGCTCAGGAAAATCCACATTACTGAGAATAGTTTGCGGCCTGGAAGAGCCGGACAATGGGCAAATTCAATATCAGAAACATGTACGTTTTTCCTATCTTGCCCAGTCTGATCTTTTTGAAGATGATTTGAGCGCTGCCGAAAACCTCATCAAGGCGATGGAAGGCAGCGAATTTGATGAGACGGAGCGCTTACATCGAGCCCACGCACTGCTCAGCCGTGCCGAGTTTGCCGACAGTGATATTGCCGTGGGGCAGCTTTCCGGTGGTTGGCGCAAACGCCTATCCATATGCCGTTCGCTGCTGCTCAGCCCGGATGTACTGGTGATGGATGAGCCTACCAACCATCTTGATATTGAGGGTATCCTCTGGCTTGAAAAACTTCTCGGTGGCGGCCTGCTCGAAGGCCCGAAAGCCTGGTTACTGGTAAGTCATGACCGGCGCTTTCTCGAGAACTGCACCAACCGAATTGTGGAGCTTTCAGCTGTGTATCCTGAAGGTTCTTTTCAGATTGATGGCAGATATTCAGATTTTATCGAAGCGCGGGCTGCTTTTCTTGAAGGCCAACAAGAGGAGGAGGTACGTCTGGCCAACAAGGTGCGCCGTGAGACCGAATGGCTGCAAAGAGGCCCGAAGGCCAGAACCACTAAGGCCAAATACAGAATTGACGAAGCCCACAAATTGCAGGGTGAGTTGGCCAAGGTCAAGTCACGTAATCGTGCCTCCGGTGCTGTGCAGATAGACTTCGATGCCACCGGCAGGAAAACCAAAAAGCTTCTGGAAGGAAAGGGCCTGACCAAAGGGTATGATGGGCGTACCCTGTTTTCCGATCTCGATATACTCCTCTCACCCGGCAGCCGTCTTGGACTCCTCGGTCGTAATGGTTGCGGCAAGTCTACGCTCATGCAGCTCATGGCCGCCGCAGCGGACGAGAACGGTTTCAAGCCGGACAGTGGCTATCTGAAGCTTGCCGACAATGTAAAGATTGTAAGTTTTGACCAGAGGCGGGAGAGTATCGATCCCGATGTTACCCTGCGGAGGGCACTGGCCCCAGAAGGGGATTCCATTGTTTTTCAAGGCCGGTCACTGCATGTGGTTTCCTGGGCCAAGAAGTTTCTGTTTCGCACGGATCAGCTGGAAACGCCGGTTGGTCAACTTTCCGGCGGCGAGCAGGCACGAATTCTGATTGCCGATCTCATGCGTAAACCAGCAGATATCCTGTTGCTTGATGAGCCAACCAATGATCTCGATATCCCTTCTCTTGATGTGTTGGAGGAGAGCCTTACTGAATTTAAGGGAGCGCTGGTGCTGGTGACCCATGACCGGTTCCTGCTCGACAGGGTCTGTGACAGGTTGCTTGGTTTTGATGGTAAAGGAGGTGTCGCCTATTATGCCGAGTATGGTCAGTGGATAAGTGATATTACAGGTACCGCAAAAAAGAGCACCGCACCGAACACTTCCGACAAAAAGAAAAAGTCTGTCCAGAAGAAAAAGGGCAAATTGTCGTATATGGATCAGCGTGAATATGATCAGATGGAAGAGTTGATCATGAACGCGGAAATGGAAGTGGAAGAACTGCAGCAGCGTATGGCGCTGCCGGAAGTTTCTTCTCACCCCAGTGAGGCTGCGGAGTGCTGGGCGAAACTTGAAAAAGTTCAGATGGAAGTGGAACGACTCTATGGACGCTGGGATGAACTGGAAGAGAAAAGGAACGCAGAGGAATAGATGAAGATCGCCTTCTTATCAGATATCCATGCCAATATGGAGGCATTACAGGCAGTGCTGGCTGATCTCAAAGAGCGTTGTGCCATAACTGTGCTGGATCGCGTTGTCTGTCTCGGAGATTTGGTCGGTTACGGACCAGAGCCTCAGGAGGTGGTTGATCTTGTCAGAAAACAGGGCTTTGAAGTGCTGGCCGGCAACCACGAAGCTGCGCTGGCCAATAAAAAAGAGAGACGGTGGATGAATTTCCAGGCCCGGGAGAATAATATCTCCACTGAGGCCCTTCTCAGCAGGGACAGCCTCGAGTATTGCTGCGTTCTGCCCAGGACTTTAAGCTTCGGTACCGCCCTTTGTGTACATGGTTGTCCACCTGATTCGGTGAATGGTTATCTCTACTCAATGAGCAGTGAGGATGTGATAAAACTTTTCAAGGAGTCTGATTTTACCCGTTTCTTTGTAGGTCACACTCATGAACTGCAGCTGGTTTTTGAGGCTCGGGAAGCGGTTGAGCGTGTTGTGCCTGAGCCGGGTGAACATCGACTTGAGGCGGATAAAAAATATATAATCAATTGTGGCTCCGTGGGACAGCCGCGGAATGGTGATAATCGCGCAAAATACGTGATCTGGGACAGTGAAAGCGATATCCTTGAAATTTGCGCGGTGGAATATGATATTGATTCGACCGTGGTGAAAATTATTAACCGTGGATTTCCAACGGCATATGCCCAGCGACTGAAGTAG of the Desulfosediminicola ganghwensis genome contains:
- a CDS encoding bactofilin family protein encodes the protein MQKAESEAIASIIDKTMTITGQISFRGKTRIDGAIIGDVNGEHLVLSETGKVTGDIVASSFNCFGTLEGNVQAGLITARKNCSIHGRLEAGSLTVEPGASIDGEIKAATKELSETIGKKPTPAAKATTPAVEVPAKKN
- a CDS encoding peptidoglycan DD-metalloendopeptidase family protein, with product MNERLHIIIMDEKGKMLKLPLETKRLITYLISASVAIVILVTSSLFSYSLFTNNRSLDKKLAELQSKVDSSDEVISEIQQKATTELNELNLQIASLRMDKAEQQAAFKEEKELLISTAVSELEERSVLIETIMHNIGVKVPAPKSSKGSQNSGGPFIEANPGIQDELLYKADKYTKLIKQIPLGSPGTGPITSRFGARQDPFNGKRSVHEGLDFRGKTGDKIYATANGVIKRAFTNGSYGKYVEIDHLNGYTTSFAHMHSFVVRKGDRVQRGQLIGLVGNTGRSTGPHLHYEVKYRGKPVNPIKYIQIANLLKPIEAKRPLVKATKSKIVIK
- a CDS encoding ABC-F family ATP-binding cassette domain-containing protein; its protein translation is MSHLLSCSSISKSFGAQQLFRNISFTLHEGDRVGLIGPNGSGKSTLLRIVCGLEEPDNGQIQYQKHVRFSYLAQSDLFEDDLSAAENLIKAMEGSEFDETERLHRAHALLSRAEFADSDIAVGQLSGGWRKRLSICRSLLLSPDVLVMDEPTNHLDIEGILWLEKLLGGGLLEGPKAWLLVSHDRRFLENCTNRIVELSAVYPEGSFQIDGRYSDFIEARAAFLEGQQEEEVRLANKVRRETEWLQRGPKARTTKAKYRIDEAHKLQGELAKVKSRNRASGAVQIDFDATGRKTKKLLEGKGLTKGYDGRTLFSDLDILLSPGSRLGLLGRNGCGKSTLMQLMAAAADENGFKPDSGYLKLADNVKIVSFDQRRESIDPDVTLRRALAPEGDSIVFQGRSLHVVSWAKKFLFRTDQLETPVGQLSGGEQARILIADLMRKPADILLLDEPTNDLDIPSLDVLEESLTEFKGALVLVTHDRFLLDRVCDRLLGFDGKGGVAYYAEYGQWISDITGTAKKSTAPNTSDKKKKSVQKKKGKLSYMDQREYDQMEELIMNAEMEVEELQQRMALPEVSSHPSEAAECWAKLEKVQMEVERLYGRWDELEEKRNAEE
- a CDS encoding metallophosphoesterase family protein encodes the protein MKIAFLSDIHANMEALQAVLADLKERCAITVLDRVVCLGDLVGYGPEPQEVVDLVRKQGFEVLAGNHEAALANKKERRWMNFQARENNISTEALLSRDSLEYCCVLPRTLSFGTALCVHGCPPDSVNGYLYSMSSEDVIKLFKESDFTRFFVGHTHELQLVFEAREAVERVVPEPGEHRLEADKKYIINCGSVGQPRNGDNRAKYVIWDSESDILEICAVEYDIDSTVVKIINRGFPTAYAQRLK